From the Xiphophorus couchianus chromosome 11, X_couchianus-1.0, whole genome shotgun sequence genome, the window CTGACAATATatgatatttttgtgtttatatgagCAGAGTATCCTGATCCGCTGGACTAAAGGCTTCAACTGCTCTGGGGTGGAAGGAGAGGATGTGGTGAAGCTACTGAAAGAGGCCATCCACAGGAGAGGGGTCAGCGCATAATGCTTACTAATCTCTAAATATTCtaactttcttcaaaataattttgctgcttttgtccTCTTCTTGatgtgatttaaaaacttttcctcATGAGACAGATCCCAGTCTCACACAATGTATGTCATTTCCTATACAGGACTATGACATCAGTTCAGTTGCCATGGTGAACGACACAGTGGGTACAATGATGAGTTGCGGATACCGGGATCAGACCTGCGAGATTGGGATGATCATTGGTAAAGAAATCATCTGTCCTCAAATAAACACTGTGATtagtgaagaaaataaaactgaaaccaaaagaaaataaacattaaattagaaaaactataataatagtaatgtggtcaagaaaaacaagaaagaagtGCATAATTTTGAAATGGAGGGagaacatttcacttttttaattttttataactgaaaatctgtggcttgtgtttgtctttgtggcTTTACTTTGTATAGTCAACATTTTCAAAGCGTTTCACttgaaaagttactcaagtaaatgtaactaagtAAATGTTAATTACTACCCACCTCTTGGTATTGAAAACTCTTAACCTCAGGTAACAAAAGATTTAACAATTCTCAACACATTAAGGGAATTTAATGGTTTAATCTAAAATAACTTTAGATTAAACCAGTAATCTAAAACTGGCCTCTTCAGTTTTATAACCCTCAAAACAAATCATGCAAGACAAAAGCAAAGATGTATGTACAGATACATCTTTCCAAAGATATATCTGTACATAGGGTTACAGATACACCTTTGCAAAAATACGTAAAAATTACGTATATTGTTCATATATTGAACGATAAAATAATGACTACAGGCAAAAATTAAAGAAGCCTAAATGAATCTATTAATTTTAGGTGCTGTGTCCTGTGCGTGACTTCTCTTCCTCAACAGGAACGGGAACCAACGCCTGCTACATGGAGGAGATGAAGAACGTGAAGCGTGTGGAGGGAGAGGACGGACAGATGTGCATCAACACAGAGTGGGGCGGCTTCGGAGACGACGGCTCCCTTGAAGACATCCTGACGGAGTTTGACAAGGTGGTGGACAGGACTTCAATCAACCCCGGAGTCCACACGTAGGTTTTAGCTATTATatttcagtcaaataaaaatatttacaattttcttttaccCCAGTGAcagtctttttcttcttcaccttCCTACAAAATATCTGTTAATATGTGGAACGCTTAAGGAATATTGTTGAACACTGAGATTTGAGTAGTGAAACaagattatttatgtttttctcaaaaatgtcaCGATGCATTTCTTATGTAACATCAAAGTAGCATGTTTAGTAGCTAGGAGGAGATTCTAAAGATGCACagaagcagttttatttttcattgttcatTATCAACAACAGATAGACTTGGTCCTATCAACAACTGGACTGACAAACATCTGCTGCAGAATTTTTTCCCCGATTTAAAAGACAGATCTAGTGTATTCTTTGCAGCCCAGACTATCCCAAGATTCCTTGCATTTGCCAAGCAGGAGATAGCAggcaaaggaggagataaatacttttaaatacaAGTACATTCATATCAGGTGgttgaaaaattaaaagtttatggTATTGTGAAATCTGACTGAGACCATTTAATTGCACAACCACTTACTTCCGGACTTTGCAGTCAACGAATGGCCTGGACAGATCCTGTGAAGGATGCAGCCCCTAAACATGAACATAAGTTTCAAGTTTTCCACATACCacaatttatgcaaataaaagtaGCTGACTTGTACATCatgacaacaaataaaagataaacaaacaaacaaacaaattaacattATTTTCTGTTGGTATGGAACACTGATTAACAGGCATTGTTGGTCATTCAatacaccatccatccatccatccatccatccatccatccatccatccatcttcttccgcttatccgaacgtagatcgaccggtaaatcgagagcttcgctttttggctcagctctctcttcaccacgatggaccggtacagcgcccgcttgacagcagacgctgcgccaatccgcctgtcgatctcccgctcccttcttccctcattcgtgaacaagatcccgagatacttgaactcctccacctggggcaggacaccccccttgacccggagaaggcactctacccttttccggctcaagaccatgacctcggatttggaggcactgatccccatcccggccgcttcacactcggctgcgaaccgctccagcgagagctgcagatcacgatctgatgaagccaaaaggaccacatcatctgcaaaaagtagagatgagatcctaaggccaccaaatcggatcccctcaacaccttggctgcgcctagaaattctgtccatgaaagtaatgaacagaatcggtgacaaagggcagccctggcggagtccaactctcaccggaaacgagcccgacttactgccggcaatgcggaccagactctgacaccggtcatacagggacctgacagcccgtatcaaagggcccggtaccccataatCCCGGAGAAcaccccacagggctccccgagggacacggtcgaacgccttctccaagtccacaaaacacatgtagactggttgggcgaactcccatgcaccctccaggaccctgccgagggtgtagagctggtccagtgttccacgaccaggacgaaaaccacactgctcttcctggatccaaggttcgactatccgacggaccctcctctccaggacccctgagtagaccttgccagggaggcttaagagtgtgacccctctataattggagcacaccctccggtccccctttttgaacaggaggaccaccaccccggtctgccagtccaggggaactgcccccgatgtcaatgcgatattgcagagtcgcgtcagccaacacaaccctacaacatccagagccttaaggaactccgggtggatctcatccacccccggagccTTGCCGCCacctttttaaccacctcggtgacctcgtccccagagattggagagcccaacccagagtccccaggctcagcttcttcaatagaaggcatgttggtgggattgaggaggtcttcgaagtactctgcccaccggcccacaacgtcccgagtcgaggtcagcagcacaccatccccactataaacagtgttggtgctgtactgcttccccccccctgagacgccggatggtggaccagaatcgcttcgaagccgtacggaagtctttctccatggcctctccaaactcctcccacgcccgagtttttgcctcagcaaccacctgagccgcatgccgcttcgcctgccggtacccatcagctgcttccggagtcccacaggccaaaaaggcccggtaggactctttcttcagcctgacggcatccctcaccgaaggtgtccaccaacgggtacgagggttgccgccgcgacaggcaccgacaaccttgcagCCACAGCTCCGaccggccgcctcgacaatggaggcaatACACAGATATCAGAATTGTCAAGTTTTAAGTAGcaagattaatctaaaattaccaataacaaaacaaagcatcCAGCTTGGAACTGAAGTTAAGTTGAATTCAACGTAACTGAAGGACAATTAAGTTGAATTCAAAATCATTTCCAGATACAAATTTCAGCTTTGCTTAATGGAACACTACTATTTGTTCCTGGTTCAGTCATCCAGTATCACAACTGTTTGTATAAATCCTCAAAATAAAGtactgtattttccagactataagTAGTACTTTTTAGTAGCTTGACTGCTCCTCTGATTCATATTCAGGTATGTCTGAAATATATGTTTAAGACACATatattaaacatatatttaatgtatatttgaagaaaaatgcaTTCTTCATGATGCATTTTTTGACTGATGCAAGTCACTTCAGTAGCTGAAGTGACTTTTAATccccaaaatatattaatactAATGAGTATCACTAATGGCATCCCAACTCAGACCGCAGTTTGAGAATAATGTAAAACATGAAGTTTCAATATAAATTGCTTAACCACCAGAGGGAAGCAGATCCCAAAAACTGGGTAATCTGTTTCTGTTCCTGTCTTGATGATGTTTTTGTCTTGCAGCTTTGAGAAGATGATCAGTGGAATGTATTTGGGGGAAATCGTTCGGCTGGTGCTGATGAAGCTGACTGAGAAGAAGCTGCTGTTTAAAGGGGAAGTGTCTGAGGCCCTGCGTACTAAAGAGACATTTGAGACAAAGTTCATATCTATGATTGAGGAGTAAGTGtcagtaaaaatatattcagagTCCTTATTAACCAGACAAATTGACTATTaacttctttatgttttttttgtttgtgtgtcgTTGGTTCAGGCCAGACAGTGGTCTGGAAAATGCCAAAAAGATTCTGACTGAATTGGGTCTGACATGGGATTTGGTTGACGCCCGTGTGGTGCGACTTGTCTGTGAGACCATCTCCTCACGTTCTGCTCGTCTCTGTGCTGCTGCCTTGGCAACCATCGTCGACCGTATTCGTGTCAACCGAGGGCTGCCTCATCTGAAGACTACAGTGGGAGTGGATGGGACCGTCTACAAAAAACATCCCAAGTAAGACACAAGATGAAGTGCTTGATCTATCATAAACTCTCAAAGTGATGATCAACAGCTCTCCTGGCCCTTTGAAAGtctttcaatttcagtttttaaaatttcttacCTGGTTACTTGGCATATCATAGAACAGAAGTCACCTTGTTGGTGTGTTGCTCATGGAGCTGTTCCAACAATAGGAATTCATTAATCATTAAATTATGTAATTAAAAGTCAACTTATGTTTCAAACTAGGATCCCTTcgtttgtttgattttctgtctTCCAACTGAGATATCGGTGTTAGCAGTGAcagtgtttctttcttttaagcaATGCTATGTTTCTGCTcagaaaaaatatcagaaactGAAACGgtcagaaaattattttcatatttcataaattTATTAGCAGTTATCATGTAACATCAGAAACTCTGATATATTAGGACtctttgcttattttatgtCCTAAATAGCTAAATAACTAATGGTTCCAGTACTTAGACCAATCAAAATGCTCGTGAGAATGCCAGCCAATCAGTGACAATCTCTTATTCATCAACAATCTCTTAtgcatcactgaaaaaaaatcttgtgcCAATTGtcaacaaacaaaagttttgtgtttttaagcatttttttttgtccaagtcAGTATATTTGCAAAGTTAGAGAAGGTTGGTCAAATGTTCTATTTTGAAGTTTGTGTCAGACAATTCTGAAATGTTTATAATCCTGAAGCTTCTCTACAAACACTGATTCTTATCGAGGTAAATAGGTCTTTCAGTGcactaaataaaaagtaataacaATTTTCTAATACAGTACATCAGCTTAAAATTATAACAGAAAACTCCATTAGTGTTGATTCTTTTAATTTTCCCAAACATACCTCACCTGACTTGTGTATGGATAAGCCTGCTTTATGAGTTGAGGGATTGTTGTATCTGTTTGTGTGACCATCTGACCCAGTATTGTGACACATATGTCAAACATAcccacttttcagattaatatttttccatttttgctATTTGAAATGTCCCTGGTTTGATCAGATAGTGAAGAATTATTAACAGGTGAAACCAGATGCTTACAAACATTGAATGAagactccatccatccattatcatACACACTTATCCCTAGTGGGTTCACAAGGggtgctggtgcttatctccagtAGTCGATGggtgagaggtggggtcacccaGGACAGGTGTGACTAACTACCTAAAATGTGTCTCAACATAGTGACTTTCTGCGTTTATAAAAAGTTATGTTCAGAAAAAAGTGGTTTATTTCATAAGTGACTTTCCTTATATTGCTCTCTGTCAGCGTCTCTATAGGATGCAGCCATGTTGACTCTCTAAATATCTCAGTTACAGTGACGAGCTCCAGAAAGCAATGCACTTCCTTACCCCTGATTGCAAAATCAAGTTTCTTGTCTCTGAGGACGGCAGTGGGAAAGGCGCTGCCATGGTTACCGCTGTGGCTCAGCGGCTAGCTCTCCAGTCACGGCTGTTGGAGGAGAGCGATGGcgaggaagatgaagaggaaaaagtgaGAAGCTAACTGAGCACAATTTGGGACAATTTCATTGTTTAACACATATCTGAGAACTTGTAGAAAACCCTGCTGTACTTTTATCAACTTGTGTTATGCAAAAAGTGATACTTCAGTAAGAAATTGGCAggttgatttattatttttactaataaaaataaatactataaACTATACTAATAAATGTTGATCCAATAATGTGTTTGGAAGATGGAAATCTGCATTTGAAATTGTTGGGCATCTTTTGCCCACCAGGGGGCATTGCAATTTCTACTCTAACCGTTAAAACCTGATGAGTTTaagtctttgtttctgttttactctggtttcctccacttcaaggctttggagaTCCTCCCAAAAAACCCTTCATAGAGAATCCACCAAGAGCTGTATAAAGACTAAGAAATGAAAAGTTCTCAGACCGATTAGTCTGTTTAGTCCAAATTAAAGTTATGAATACATGTATACTGACTTTACAGAATGATTTTACTTTGGATCACTTGGCAAAATTTCAATTGAGGTGAGCCTTGGTAATCCAGTCCCAGATATTCCCCACGGTGTTAAGTAAGATGTTAAGTTAGGGTGTGACACCGCTGTAGGCTCTGGAACGAGAACAGCATGTCAGTAAACCTAGCATTAGGAGAACTATGTTATAATGGCTGGAGCATCTTCCTAAGATAGGTGTGAAATTGACACACTGTCCCAGATATACCTTGTAATCGAAATTGATTGAGTTTTCTTAAGTTGTGCAACAGGATTTATTGTCAGCCTGCAAATGACTGATCGTATTACACAAAGCATAACTAAAACCAAACGGATTCCTAAATaaccaaaaccaaaactgtCAGAAAATTGGGAAACTGTGATGACTCATTAACCTTTTTCCAACTTCAACGCAACATAAatccatatatatataacagAGTAAAGTATGAAAAATAGCCATACCCATAGTGTGCacagtctttttttctctgaagagtttttgcggtgcTAGTGGCTcctattttttcgacagtaggcagacagggaGGAAAAgatcgtcgggaccgggagtcgaacccgcgacgtccacgtcgaggactaaggcctccaaacgtggggcgtgctaaccccctgcgccaccacaacATGCCCCGTGTGCACATTCTTTTGTGCACCTTGTTGAACCGTCTTTCATTTGAATTTCAGCAATAAATCATCTTTGGTCAGGTCTATCCACATCTTGATTATATTTGCAATGCTTGACCTTACAAATGTCTATCAGATTGGGAGGACACCACTTGTCCACAGTCATGTTGAGTCACATCTGCAGGTTTCCTGTctgattttcattattttgttaacTTTAATGAACCCTTAGACTCACtgtgatgataaaaaaataGAACCCTCTTACACCTCCAGGTTTCAAGCAAACTGCCGATAGTTTACGGATAAAACTACCAGATATTTGTAACTTTTCatatattcttttgaaaaatctTCTGTTCAATCTGAAGATGATATGCtgaaaattattacaatttttcAAGGGTGTGCACAGTTTTGCAACTGGGGTGTTccatattttaagtttttcccACTAACTAATTTCTAAGCAGGGTAAGATGGGGTTTCTATGTGgtgaaaaaaggttttgcattGCATTATTGCCCTTGCTATATTCTTTTGGTCAGGAATGTTTgatatttagctccattcatcttccaTCAGTTGCAATCCAGTTCCCTGTCCAAACATCCCCACTGCATGATGgtgccaccactatgtttcacaGTGCGGAATGACTGATCATCTTTAAGTGTAGCGCTAGAGgtttcaaaaagttacattttgttcCCATCTGGCTAAACGACTTACGTCCACATGCTAACAGTGTTCGCAAGcgaaaataaaattgtaatccTAATTCTCCCTGCTGTGGATATATGCGGTTTACAGTACAGTCCGATCATGTCAGACTTCAGTCCTCTGATGTCCAGCAACTTGTGGATGGATTTCCTCCAGGTTTTAGTAGGACTCCTATCTACATGGTAAGGAGGAAATTCTGCAATTTAATTTAGATGTTCCAGACCAATTAATGTCTGAAACGGGTGAGAAGTTCAAAGCCAGGGATATGGTTTTATAATCTAAACCTGATTTAGAGTTCTCTACAACTTTCTTCCTAACCTGTCATGGAGGGATTTAGATTGATTAGAATCCTTCTTTGAGGAGTCATGGATTAGCTTTTGTTGCGAGTTggctttgaaaataaataaactcagttGCGAAGCTTAGGTGTGTTTTTTGTGAGCATTCAGGTTTGTCGTAGTTGCCAATGACACCAATAACTACTGTTGCCACAGAAATCAATGTGACCAGGTTTAGGACCATTTACAATTtggaaaattattcataatcctgcttctgtttttattaaaatattgcaattgTGCAatttgttacatattttatttgttagaagTTGTAGTTGGTTCACTTGAGGACATGACAAGGACTAAATTCTTTACATAACTGCATTTTACCTGAATGTTTTAATGTACAAAGATCACACAACATTGTTAAAGTTCCAGAAAAATTAGAATCACGtgcaaaacaacttaaaatatcAAGTGTTTActtcaaacatccatccatccattttctaacacctttgtcCCACTTGGgttcaggaggggtgctggtgtccatctccagctaatgttcctggcgagaggcggggtcaccctggacaggtcaccaacagggcaacacagagacagacaggacacacagccatgcacacacacactcacacttaaGGACagtttagagagaccaattaacctgacagtcatgtttttggactgtgggaggaagccagagtacccggagagaacccagcagggagaacatgcaaactctgggaatcaaacccaagaccttcttgctgcaatgcaacagttctaccaactgcgccactgtgcagccctttactttgaacagaaactaaaaaataaacacaacaagcaGCATACAAGATCTCTGAATTTGACTACATAAagcttatttccatttttagctcACTGGAAAGgctgaaaattaaatgaattcaaaacgaccaaataaacacaattttattttagttgacCTTTACTGACAGGATAAAAGTCATTGAGAAAATAAACCCATTTTCAAGTTAGACCTGTTCCAAAATGATATAGGAGAACTGAGTTCAGTTGAAAACTGATCTGATTATCAACAACATGCAGGATGAAGACATTTCTTAAGAAGATTCTGTCtagcaacatgaagtaggccaTTTCAGTGTTGAAAAGTAGAGATTGATTGAGTTAAAGCTAAATTCAGTGATCATGTATGCTGcatgctgttctttttttatgtttcatgttcAAAGGAAACACAAGTTATACTAGGTCAAGTAATATTTCACACGTGATATGTTTCTCTGGAATTTTCAGTGTGCATCATCAGGTGTGGCTGCTAAACCTATAATTTTCAGGTACATGCAGTTATCTAAAGAATCTAGTCCTATCCATGTACTGAAGTGACCCAACTACAACagcaaacatctaaaatatcAATTATTGGTGTCATTGTCAGCTATGTGCTGCCACACACCTGAATACGTATGAAAAACCAACCCAACCCTCGGCTTTCTCTGATGCTAGTCACATTTCAATGCAACTGGGTTTACTTTACCAGTCAAGTCACAACAAAATCTAATCCAGGGCTTCTCAATGAAAAGTCCAACAAATCTGATTCAAGTCTATCTAAAGCTCTTCAAGACAACCCAACTCATTCTATTATCCAGTTTATCCctgtaaaaatacataaaagaatTTGGTCCAATTTATGATTTGGGGGTTTACCAACCAGAAGATGTTCATGAcagaaaagacattttgaaaagatgATGATAACAGAAAAAGCTTTATGGTTGGCAATGATAATCGTGTTTTCTTACAAGTGAAGGATTACTTGAATCAGTTaagttaaattaataattacCTTAAGTTAAATAATTCAGGGCCAGAGTTAGAGCAACATTACACTGAGGAGAATTCAATAGGTCAATCAGCACTGGCAGGTCATTGCCAAGAATCACTGGAAATGGCAAGTTATCTACTACCCCAACATTAAGCAGgaaagtttgtctttttatagtCACATAAACATCTGCTGTTGGACATTGTTTTTGTCACCATGGACGCAGCAGATTGGAACGGTCTCACTGGTGCAAACAAACTGGGGTGAGACGTACCTGCGCTGGACCAAAGTCTGTGTACTTCCTGTACCAATCAGAGCCCTCAGTGCCTGACCGAAGAGCTCCACAGAGGTCTCTATTAATTAAGTCATTGCTCCAACATTTTGAGTCTCTTTCCTGGGCACAAAAAACATCTGGGACAACTTAACAGCATTTTGAGGACACATTGGTTCAGTATGACCCTCCTGTCCACATAAGtaacaagtgttttttttccattgaacTTTTGAGCCAAATCTTTCTTTTACAGGTAGCTTACCCACAGCTGAAACTGGTTGGGCTGGAGATTAATGGCGGCCATCCTTTTTCCAGCTTTGAAAAGCCCAAGAGTTATTCCTCCTCGCAGCCACAAACACATCAGCAGCCTCCTTTGCAGTCTTTGGATTATGTTCTTTTATCCAAACCTGAAGTTCTGGTGACAACATTCTTAGATGTTGTTCAAGAATCATTATTTCATTGATTTGTTCAACAGTTTTACCGTTAGGTTGCACCCATTTGACATACAGCTGTTTCAGCCTTATGTAGAGCTCCTTTGGAGTTTCTTCTGACTCCTCCTGAAGCGAGCGGAATCTTTGCCTGTAGTTTTCACTGTTAATGTCATACTTCTGCAAAACAGCTAATTTAACTTGATCATAGTTCATAGACAAATCAACATCCATGTGCACAAAGGCACTTCTACTGTAGCTTTGCCTGTTAGAGGTATTAAATGGAAAGCCCAGTCAGTTCTTGGCCACCTGCAGGCAGAAGCTATTCTTTCAAAgtaatgagaaaatgttcaatgtCATCTTCGTTACTCAATTTTTGAAATTTAGGTGCATGAGAAACATACCCCTGTGAATATAGGTCACCTGATTGTGTTGAGGTGAAGCTGCCACTCCAGGATCTGGTGGTTGTGTAGGCCGCACTGGTGATGTCCATGGAGCAGTGGGAGTAGTCTCAGGTTGGCTCTCCCTTTTAAACAATCTGAACTGTTGTTGTAGTTCCTCAAATTTCTGTTGTTGCTTAACAGTTTCTCTGGTCCAGTGGTCCTCTTTGGCTTTTTGATGTCCTATGTAGGCTCTGAGAAGGTTGGCCAAGTCTGCTAGTGTTGGTTCACTCTTCTCCTATTCCATGTCAAACACTCCACCAACAGCTCCTGCTTCTGCTTTTGGGCCAGATGAGGATTGCAGTCCTCTTTTGAGATCTTTCATCTGAAAAGGAATGTTTGGTAACTTTATTACTAACCATTACTAACGTTGAGTAACCATAATTTCCTCTGTTCCAATTTTTCTTGGGATGTCTTTTAGGAGCATTATGCAATAATCAATTGGGCAAAACCCAAATCAAAGGAAAAGACTGAacttttacagacaaatgcagCCCCACATTAAGCTGATAAATTGTGACTGTTATCACAGTGAGTCAGCGCTCTCTCTTTTGGCCCTGTACAACTATGACAACACAGAAAGCAAACCCTAAAGAACTGGAGAACAGCAAACTTGTCTAATATTTTACTTCAAGCCAGAAGACATTGAGGAAACTTCCAgttaaattttaaagtaaattccAAAAggatatttttgtgtattttagacaaaactgacaaacattcagaatgttttctttcaaatttggTACAATGCTAGCATTTAGAAAGGTTGCTTATATACACAGTAATTGAAATCAGATTTGAACATCCACTTTATCACTTGCATTTGAATGAACCATCAGAGTGATGAGGGGCAAGAAACTCTGTCTTCATCTAATCATAATCAGACTGCTGTCCCAATACCTCCAGCAGCAGTGGAGAAGACAGGATCTCAACATCCATGTACAAGTCCTGTTGTGCCAACTCCAACTGCAACTGCAACCATCTCTCTTGGTCAGATTTGTCCATAGAACCTGGTTCCACATCAGACCCCACAAACCTCAACGTTACTTTGGTTGGATCCTTCTGTGGTGAATTGGTGGTGAGGATAGACGCGGTGAACCTAGGATGAAGAgcaaatgatggttttaatCATGAAAAGTACAGAAGAATGAGGCAAGGTACTCAGACACTTGTAGCACTGGTAACACTGCACTGGAACACGACAAAATGACAAGACACAACAAGGATCCGATGAGGAGCAGGTGACAGGTGGGGTTAAGTACACATAGTGTAATCCAGGGAAAACGAGGGACAGCTGgaaccaattgcagttttctggccaatcacagATTACCGGTCTATTAATAATCCTGgcctgccgattccgattttggctgatacaattttttttgtctaaaatcttgctaaatgtagcaagaaagttgaTGAGTTGCCAACAGTGAGATGACTATTGATGCAAAACATATAGACCTGATCTATATGTTTGGGCCGGTTTGCTAGTCCAACCTCTCTCACAGCAAAGCAGAAGAAGGTAACAGTTGAATTAAATACCTTTGTCGAGGTAGATAAAATGAGAAGTTAAATCGACTTCACATGTAAATATCGGCCGATCGCCGATTTCCCAAGATTAGGGAGATCAGCACCGATAAATCAGGTGGCTGATAAATTGATCCATCCCTACTGGAAACAATAATGGAGTAGACGCGAGAACACAGGGActaataaacacacagaaaaccaaatCCTCACATCACCAGAATTCCATATTCATATTTTGGATATCTAGTGGTCCAACAAAGTACTGAAGAACAGCAAGACCAAGGATAATAAGTGTGatatgctgtaaaaaaaaaaaggtgaaaggtGTTATGGTACACAGACAGAAACAACTGGTACAGAAACAATGTGTGGTTAGTTTGTCTTCTATTTTgattcctcttcctcttccagaCACTCATTTCGCTTACATATTTCCTGCCAACCACAGACAGGTTTTGGTATATAATGAAGACCAAATGAAGCGTTCTGAAGCTTGCATTGGAAAAAAAGCTTAATTACACAACAGTGGACCTTTACAATTTGTGGCTTCTTGTCAAGTCCCTGGGATGTCTGATTAATAATTCTTAAACTAATAACTAATCAGGATTACCCAACCTCATCCATAACTACTCCGGATTCTTCTGAATTTGGTGTGCCCTCCAGCCCACACACAATCAGTGTCTTATGTAACTAATTCCCTTGCAACTTTagctttttgtcatgttgttaCATTTGGTGACCACTATGTGGAGCTGGAGTCCTTGTGAAGTATTGCAGatgaatgttttttggtttgttttttttttacgtttgactggtgttaaggaaaaatgattatttttagtgcttaatacagttaatcttacggcatgtgtaaaaggtacattcaacact encodes:
- the LOC114152600 gene encoding hexokinase-2-like, which translates into the protein MNNTEINMSGISGNTATLHLDGIPPDRLKEVVKHLEPFRLSLEKLKVVSTRLRKDMIRGLGKHTHHRAAVKMLPTFVRATPDGTEKGDFLALDLGGTNFRVLHVRVMEEEQKMVKMDSQLCAIPQEIMLGTGEQLFDHIAACLSEFLDSQNLKGQTLPMGFTFSFPCEQKEIDKSILIRWTKGFNCSGVEGEDVVKLLKEAIHRRGDYDISSVAMVNDTVGTMMSCGYRDQTCEIGMIIGTGTNACYMEEMKNVKRVEGEDGQMCINTEWGGFGDDGSLEDILTEFDKVVDRTSINPGVHTFEKMISGMYLGEIVRLVLMKLTEKKLLFKGEVSEALRTKETFETKFISMIEEPDSGLENAKKILTELGLTWDLVDARVVRLVCETISSRSARLCAAALATIVDRIRVNRGLPHLKTTVGVDGTVYKKHPNYSDELQKAMHFLTPDCKIKFLVSEDGSGKGAAMVTAVAQRLALQSRLLEESDGEEDEEEKVRS